One stretch of Carassius gibelio isolate Cgi1373 ecotype wild population from Czech Republic chromosome B1, carGib1.2-hapl.c, whole genome shotgun sequence DNA includes these proteins:
- the LOC127949462 gene encoding protein GPR108 isoform X2 produces the protein MMMMMKSLLSVVIFILMASEISARIHQLTLKNETRSVVHLNSFGYFPDGYLDVHLLSLRLPQEKSDPGTVGFSLSWSRVSGILSNTEDGQECKLKNSKNDTELILFIMDTKRHGVQVRHFGHYNFTLESRLDGEKARTKRENNEAEKPEEPSVDQTTKQKENSEETPAVSSTVSQKVERFDGKWLELQQEGDSYNFRFRLTMSASSQGLYNLDFHNCHNGKTLSPYALHVSIIEKNPSGYLSAAEIPLPRLYISMAAIFFIAAGVWTYTLLKYRYSVFKIHWLMAALAYTNAVSLLFHSTNYHFINSKGNPIEGWAVLYYITHLLKGALLFITLALIGTGFAFVKYILSDKEKKIFMIIIPLQVLANVSYIIIEETEEGTSEYTFWREILFLVDLICCGAILFPVIWSIRHLQEDSNTDGKAAMNLENLKLFRHYYVMIVCYIYFTRIIAIMLQLTVPFQWQWGREFLVEVSTLIFFVLTGFKFRPASNNPYLQLPQDEEDLKIDEVVTESGALEGIHKVKKTSNGQERPREVAL, from the exons atgatgatgatgatgaagtctCTGTTGAGTGTGGTGATCTTCATCCTGATGGCGTCAGAGATCAGCGCGAGGATCCACCAGCTCACACTCAAG aatgaGACGCGGTCTGTGGTCCACTTGAACTCATTCGGTTATTTTCCGGATGGCTATCTGGACGTCCACCTGCTGTCTCTGAGACTGCCCCAGGAGAAGAGTGACCCCGGGacg GTGGGCTTCAGTCTGTCCTGGTCTCGAGTGAGTGGTATCCTGTCCAACACC GAGGATGGGCAGGAGTGTAAGCTGAAGAACAGTAAGAATGACACTGAGCTCATCCTCTTCATCATGGACACCAAGCGTCACGG AGTCCAAGTGAGGCACTTTGGTCATTATAACTTCACGCTGGAGTCCAGACTCGATGGAGAGAAAG CAAGGACCAAAAGAGAAAATAACGAGGCTGAGAAGCCAGAAGAGCCGAGTGTTGATCAGACAACGAAACAGAAAGAGAATTCAGAAGAGACGCCGGCTGTCAGCAGCACCGTTAGCCAGAAG GTGGAGAGATTTGACGGGAAGTGGCTGGAGCTGCAGCAAGAAGGTGATTCCTACAACTTCAGG TTCCGTCTCACGATGAGTGCGAGCTCGCAGGGCCTCTACAACCTGGACTTCCACAACTGCCACAACGGCAAGACGCTGAGTCCATACGCTCTCCACGTGAGT ATCATAGAGAAGAATCCCAGTGGTTATCTGTCAGCGGCTGAGATTCCCCTTCCGCGCCTCTACATCTCAATGGCTGCCATCTTCTTCATCGCTGCCGGGGTGTGGACGTACACACTGCTCAagtacag gtaCAGTGTGTTTAAGATCCACTGGCTGATGGCGGCGCTGGCGTACACTAACGCTGTGTCTCTGCTGTTCCACAGT ACCAACTATCACTTCATCAACTCTAAGGGGAATCCTATTGAAGGTTGGGCCGTCCTGTACTACATCACACACCT GCTGAAGGGGGCTCTTCTGTTCATCACGCTGGCTCTCATCGGCACCGGCTTTGCCTTCGTCAAATACATCCTGTCAGACAAAGAGAAGAAGATCTTCATGATCATCATTCCTCTGCAG GTTCTGGCTAACGTGTCCTATATCATCATCGAGGAGACGGAGGAGGGCACGAGTGAATACACTTTCTGGAGGGAGATCCTGTTCCTGGTGGATCTCATCTGCTGTGGAGCCATCCTGTTCCCTGTCATCTG GTCCATCCGACACCTGCAGGAGGATTCGAACACGGACGGCAAAG CTGCTATGAACCTGGAGAATTTGAAGCTCTTCAGACATTACTATGTGATG ATCGTGTGTTATATCTACTTCACACGGATCATCGCGATAATGCTGCAGCTCACAGTGCCGTTCCAGTGGCAGTGGGGTCGGGAG tttttAGTGGAGGTTTCTACTCTGATCTTCTTCGTCTTGACGGGATTCAAGTTCCGTCCGGCATCGAATAACCCGTATCTACAGCTGCCTCAGGATGAGGAGGACCTGAAGATAGATGAAGT TGTAACCGAATCCGGAGCACTGGAGGGCATCCACAAGGTGAAGAAAACGTCTAACGGCCAAGAGAGACCGAGAGAGGTTGCGTTGTGA
- the LOC127949462 gene encoding protein GPR108 isoform X1: MMMMMKSLLSVVIFILMASEISARIHQLTLKNETRSVVHLNSFGYFPDGYLDVHLLSLRLPQEKSDPGTVGFSLSWSRVSGILSNTEDGQECKLKNSKNDTELILFIMDTKRHGVQVRHFGHYNFTLESRLDGEKARTKRENNEAEKPEEPSVDQTTKQKENSEETPAVSSTVSQKVERFDGKWLELQQEGDSYNFRFRLTMSASSQGLYNLDFHNCHNGKTLSPYALHVEIIEKNPSGYLSAAEIPLPRLYISMAAIFFIAAGVWTYTLLKYRYSVFKIHWLMAALAYTNAVSLLFHSTNYHFINSKGNPIEGWAVLYYITHLLKGALLFITLALIGTGFAFVKYILSDKEKKIFMIIIPLQVLANVSYIIIEETEEGTSEYTFWREILFLVDLICCGAILFPVIWSIRHLQEDSNTDGKAAMNLENLKLFRHYYVMIVCYIYFTRIIAIMLQLTVPFQWQWGREFLVEVSTLIFFVLTGFKFRPASNNPYLQLPQDEEDLKIDEVVTESGALEGIHKVKKTSNGQERPREVAL, from the exons atgatgatgatgatgaagtctCTGTTGAGTGTGGTGATCTTCATCCTGATGGCGTCAGAGATCAGCGCGAGGATCCACCAGCTCACACTCAAG aatgaGACGCGGTCTGTGGTCCACTTGAACTCATTCGGTTATTTTCCGGATGGCTATCTGGACGTCCACCTGCTGTCTCTGAGACTGCCCCAGGAGAAGAGTGACCCCGGGacg GTGGGCTTCAGTCTGTCCTGGTCTCGAGTGAGTGGTATCCTGTCCAACACC GAGGATGGGCAGGAGTGTAAGCTGAAGAACAGTAAGAATGACACTGAGCTCATCCTCTTCATCATGGACACCAAGCGTCACGG AGTCCAAGTGAGGCACTTTGGTCATTATAACTTCACGCTGGAGTCCAGACTCGATGGAGAGAAAG CAAGGACCAAAAGAGAAAATAACGAGGCTGAGAAGCCAGAAGAGCCGAGTGTTGATCAGACAACGAAACAGAAAGAGAATTCAGAAGAGACGCCGGCTGTCAGCAGCACCGTTAGCCAGAAG GTGGAGAGATTTGACGGGAAGTGGCTGGAGCTGCAGCAAGAAGGTGATTCCTACAACTTCAGG TTCCGTCTCACGATGAGTGCGAGCTCGCAGGGCCTCTACAACCTGGACTTCCACAACTGCCACAACGGCAAGACGCTGAGTCCATACGCTCTCCAC gtggAGATCATAGAGAAGAATCCCAGTGGTTATCTGTCAGCGGCTGAGATTCCCCTTCCGCGCCTCTACATCTCAATGGCTGCCATCTTCTTCATCGCTGCCGGGGTGTGGACGTACACACTGCTCAagtacag gtaCAGTGTGTTTAAGATCCACTGGCTGATGGCGGCGCTGGCGTACACTAACGCTGTGTCTCTGCTGTTCCACAGT ACCAACTATCACTTCATCAACTCTAAGGGGAATCCTATTGAAGGTTGGGCCGTCCTGTACTACATCACACACCT GCTGAAGGGGGCTCTTCTGTTCATCACGCTGGCTCTCATCGGCACCGGCTTTGCCTTCGTCAAATACATCCTGTCAGACAAAGAGAAGAAGATCTTCATGATCATCATTCCTCTGCAG GTTCTGGCTAACGTGTCCTATATCATCATCGAGGAGACGGAGGAGGGCACGAGTGAATACACTTTCTGGAGGGAGATCCTGTTCCTGGTGGATCTCATCTGCTGTGGAGCCATCCTGTTCCCTGTCATCTG GTCCATCCGACACCTGCAGGAGGATTCGAACACGGACGGCAAAG CTGCTATGAACCTGGAGAATTTGAAGCTCTTCAGACATTACTATGTGATG ATCGTGTGTTATATCTACTTCACACGGATCATCGCGATAATGCTGCAGCTCACAGTGCCGTTCCAGTGGCAGTGGGGTCGGGAG tttttAGTGGAGGTTTCTACTCTGATCTTCTTCGTCTTGACGGGATTCAAGTTCCGTCCGGCATCGAATAACCCGTATCTACAGCTGCCTCAGGATGAGGAGGACCTGAAGATAGATGAAGT TGTAACCGAATCCGGAGCACTGGAGGGCATCCACAAGGTGAAGAAAACGTCTAACGGCCAAGAGAGACCGAGAGAGGTTGCGTTGTGA